The window CATCATGGCCAGCGGCGGACCTCCTCGTCTTTCCGCACCCAGCCCATCCGGCGGAGGAGGGCCTCGAGGTAAGCGGGGTCGCGGGCGGCCCGCACCTCCTCCTTAAGCCGCTCCACCTCGGCCCGGGCCCGCGCCACCTCCTCCTTAAGCGCGGCCCGCTCCCGGGCCAGCTCCCAGGCCCTGAGCCCCTCCTGGGCGAGGAGGTAGAACCCGTGCACCAGGCCGAGGAGGAAAAGGAGGCGGAGGAAGCGGTAGACGGGGCGGTCCAAGGCGCGGCCATTATACACCCGGGGGCCTTGCGGGAAAGGGCCTCGCCCTCCTCTACCACCTCCAGATCCGAAAAGCGTTGCGTTTGCACACCCGGGGTGTATACTGAAACTGGTAGGAAAGGAGGAAGGATGCCGAGGACCAAGGAGAAGGAAAGCTACCGCGCGCGGCTAAAGGCGGTGGGCCTGCGCCACACCCTTCCCCGGGAGAGGATCCTGAGCTTCCTGGACCGCAAAAACGTGCACCCCACCCCGGAGGAGCTCTACCAGGGCCTGAAGAAGCGGGGCTACGACATCGGCCTCTCCACCGTTTACCTGAACCTGCACGTCCTCAGGGAGCACGGGCTCATCTACGAGTTCAAGGACCCCAAGGGAGCCACCCGGTACGACGGCTACAACGAGCCCCACGTGCACCTGGTGTGCACCTCCTGCGGCAAGGTGGAGGACCTGCTCCTTAAGAACCTTCCCGAGCTGGACGTGAACCCCGCCATGCAGGCGGCCGCCGAGCGCACGGGCTGGGCCCTCGAGGGCTTCCGCCTGGAGTTCCGGGGGAAGTGCCCGAACTGCCAGAGGTAGCCGCCTAAGCCTGAGGCCCGGGGGGGTTCCCCGGGCCCGCGCCTTCTTTCCTTCCCCGCGGGACCTAAGCCCGCACGGGGCGGCCCTACAGGGCCTCCGCCACCTTCAGGATGGTGCGCACGCCGAAGCCCGTTCCCCCCTCGGGGCCCAGGGCGTGGGCCTTCCTGGCGAAGGCGGGCCCGGCGATGTCCAGGTGGACGAGGGGCACCTGCACGAACTCCGCCAAGAAGAGGGCGGCGGCGATGGCCCCGCCGTAGCGGTCCCCCACGTTCTTGAGGTCGGCCACCGGGCTTTTCAGCTTCTCCCGGTAGGCCTTCTCCAAGGGCATGGGCCAGACCTTCTCCCCGGCCTTTTCCGCCGCCTCCCGCACCCTCTCCCCCCAGGAGGGCTCGGTGGCGAAGAGGGCCGCCACCTCCTCCCCCAGGGCCACCACCGCGGCCCCCGTGAGGGTGGAAAGCTCCAGGATCCGCTCCGCCCCCTCCCTTTCGGCGTAGGCCAGGGCGTCGGCCAGGGTGAGGCGGCCTTCGGCGTCGGTGTTCATCACCTCCACGGTCTTGCCGGAGAGGGTCTTGAGCACGTCCCCCACCCGGTAGGCCCGCCCGGAGACCAGGTTCTCGCAGGCGGCGATGTAGCCCCTCAGCTCCACGGGAAGGCCCAAAAGGGCCGCGGCCTTGAAGGCCCCGAGCACGGCCGCCGCCCCCGCCATGTCGCTCTTCATGGTGGCCATGCTCTCCGTGGGCTTTAGGGAGTAGCCGCCGGAGTCAAAGGTGAGGCCCTTCCCCACCAGGTCCAGCCGGGCCTTAGCCCCTTCTGGGGCGTAGCGGAGGCGGATGAACCGGGGCGGGTTCTCCGAGCCCTGGGCCACGGCGAGGAAGGCCCCCATGCCGAGCTCGGCGATGGCCTTCTCGTCCAGGACCTCCACCTCCACCCCTAGGGCCCTAAGCTCCAAGGCCCGCTCCGCCAGGGCCTCGGGGGTGAGGAGGTTCGGGGGCTCGTTCACCAGGTCCCGGGCCAGGTAGACCCCTTCCGCCACCCTCCTCGCCCGCTCCAAAAGGGCCTCGGAAACGCCCGGAAGGAGGAGGGTGAGGGCCTTTTCCTCCCTTTTCGTCTTGAGCCGGTCAAAGCGGTAGGCCCCGAGGAGAAGGCCCTCGGCCAGGGCGTAGGCGTCCTCCAAAGGCTCCACCAGGGCCTCGGGAAAGGCGAGCCTCTGGAGGGCCTGGGCGAGCCTTCCCCCGCTTTCCCGGTCGTCCTCGCCCCGCCCGAAGAGGAGGACGGGGCCCTCCTCCGTGTAGAGGAGAAGGCTCTCCCCCGCCTTAAGCCCCGCCTCCTTCAGGGCCTGGCGGAGCCGCCCCTCGAAGCGGGCGTCCAGGGCCTCCCCCTGGGGGAGGAGGGCGCCTTCCTTGGCCCAGACCACCTTGAGGGGGGCCTGGCCCTCGGCCAGGCCCGTGGAAACGGCGCGCAGGGTGACCACGTCCAAGGTTTTACCACGGGGGCGTGGCAGAATGGGAGGGATGCGGTGGCTTCTTCTAGCGAAGCAACCGGCCCTCGGGGGGGCGGCGGCCCTCGAGGGGGTGATGATGAAGGCCCCCTGGGCCTGGGCCCTGGCGGTGCGCCTGCCGGACGGAAGGATCCACGTGGAACGCCACGAGGAAAGGGCCCTCACCGAGCGCTACCCCTGGACGAGGCTTCCCCTCCTCCGGGGGGTGGTGGCCCTCTTTGACGCCCTTTCCGTGAGCTACCGAGCCCTGGCGCGGAGCGCCGAGCTCGCCGGGGGCGAGGAGGTTCCCCGGGGGGCGCTTTGGGGGACGGTGGCGGTGAGTCTCCTCGTCGGGATCGCCCTTTTCATCGTCTTCCCCGGCTTTCTCGCCGGGCTTTTCGTGGACGCCGCCCGCCACCCCGCGCTCTACAACCTCCTCGCGGGCCTCCTCAAGGTGGGGATCTTGGTGGGCTACCTCCTCTTCATCCGGCGCATGCCGGAGATCCGCCGCTTCTTCATGTACCACGGGGCGGAGCACAAGGCCATCCACGCCTACGAGAAGGGGCTTCCCCTCACCGTGGAGAACGTCCTGGCCCAGCCCCGCTTCCACCCCCGGTGCGGCACCACCTTCATCGCCTTCGTCATCGTGGTCTCGGTCCTGGTCTACAGCCTCATCCCCGCCCCCGAGGTCCTCTGGTGGCGGCTCCTCGCCCGGGTGCTCTTCCTGCCCCTGGTGGCGGCCTTGGCCTATGAGCTCCTCTACTTCTCCGCCCGGCACCAGGACCCCTTCTCCCGCCTCCTCCGGGAGCTCGGCTTCCGCTTCCAGGCCCTCACCGTGGCCGAGCCCACCCCGGAGATGGTGGAGGTGGCCATCAGGAGCACCGAGGCGGCCCTAGGGGAGAGGGTGGTGGCATGAAGCGGGTTCTCGTGGCCATGTCCGGGGGGGTGGACTCCTCCGTGGCCGCCCTCCTCCTCAAGGAGGCGGGCTACGAGGTGGTGGGGGCCATGATGCGCTTCTGGCCCGACCTTCCGCCCCCGAGCCTGGAGGCGGGGAAGCCCCGGGCCTGGGAGAGCTGCTGCACCCCGGACGCCGCCTACGAGGCGAGGCGGGTGGCGGACCGCCTGGGCATCCCCTTCTACCTCCTGGACTACCGGGAGGTCTTTGAGGAGGAGATCATCTCCCCCTTCCTCCAGGACTACGCCCAGGGGCGCACCCCGAACCCCTGCGCCCGGTGCAACACCTTCGTCAAGTTCGGGGCCCTCCTCAAGCAGGCGAGAAGGCTCGGCCTGGACTACGTGGCCACGGGCCACTACGTGCGGAAGGAGGGCCTTGCCCTCCTTAGGGGCCTTGACCCCCACAAGGACCAGACCTACTTCCTCTGGGGCACCCCCAAGGAGGCCCTTCCCCACCTCCTCTTCCCCGTGGGGGGGCTCACCAAGCCCGAGGTGCGGGCCCTCGCCGAGAAGGCGGGCCTCCCCACGGCGAGGAGGCCCGAAAGCCAGAACCTCTGCTTCGTGGCCGGCGACCTCAAAGGCTTCCTCAAGGAGCGCCTGAAGCCCAGGCCTGGCCCTCTCGTGGACGCCCTCACGGGGGAGGTGGTGGGGGAGCACGAGGGGGCAAGCCTCTACACCCTGGGCCAGAGGAAGGGCCTCGGGCTTTACAAGACCCACCTGGAGCGGTACGTGGTGGGGGTGGACCCCGAGAGGAACGTGGTCTACGTGGGCCCCAAGGAGGCCTGCTACTTTGAGGGCCTGGAAGGGGAAGGCCTCAACCTCCTCGCCGAGCTTCCCGAGGAGGTGGAGGTCCAGGTGCGCTACCGCACGCCCCCCGTGCGGGCCAAGGTGGAGTCCCTAAGCCCCTTGCGCCTCCGCTTTGCCCACCCCGTCTTCGCCGTGACCCCAGGGCAGAGCGCCGTCTTCTACCGGGGGGAGAGGCTCCTTGGGGGGGCGGTGATCCGAAGGGGGCTTTACAACCTGGCGGGCCTCGAGGATCCCCGGGCCTTGACCTTCTCCTGACAAAACCCGGTCAGAGTGTAGGTGGGAGGTTAAGCGATGCGAGGCAAAGCTTGGATGCTCACGGCAGTGGCCCTGACAGGCCTAGGTCTGGCCCAGATCAGGGCGGACGGGTCCTCCACCGTCTACCCCATCACCCAAGCGGTGGCGGAGGAGTTTGTGACCCGAAACCCCCAGGTGAGGATCTCCGTGGCCTTCTCCGGCACCGGGGCGGGGTTCCAGAAGTTCTGCCGGGGGGAGACGGACGTCCAAAACGCCAGCCGGCCCATCCGCAAGTCGGAGCTGGAGGCCTGCCAGAAGGCGGGAATCCAGTTCATTGAGATCCCCGTGGCCTACGATGCCCTCTCCATCCTGGTGAACCGGCAGAACACCTGGGCCCAGTGCCTGACCACCGCCCAGCTCAAGTCCATCTGGGAGCCCAACGCCAAGGTGAACTACTGGAAGGACCTGAACCCCGCCTGGCCCAACCGCCGCATCGTCCTCTTCGGGGCGGGCACGGACTCTGGCACCTTTGACTACTTCACCGAGGCCATCATGGGCCGGGCTGGTTCCATCCGCAAGGACTACTTCCCCTCCGAGGACGACAACGTGATCATGCGGGGGGTCACGGGCAACCCCTACGCCATGGCCTTCGTGGGCTTCGCCTACTACGAGGAAAACAAGGACAAGGTAAAGGCCGTGGCCATTGACCACGGCAAGGGGTGCGTCCTGCCCTCCCGGGAGACGGTCCTGGACGGCACCTACCAGCCCCTTTCCCGGCCCCTCTTCATCTACGTGAACGTAAAGAGCCTGGACCGGCCCGAGGTGCAGGCCTTCGTGGACTTCTACCTCTCCCCCGCCGCCCGGCGGGC of the Thermus thermophilus HB8 genome contains:
- a CDS encoding septum formation initiator family protein — encoded protein: MYNGRALDRPVYRFLRLLFLLGLVHGFYLLAQEGLRAWELARERAALKEEVARARAEVERLKEEVRAARDPAYLEALLRRMGWVRKDEEVRRWP
- a CDS encoding Fur family transcriptional regulator gives rise to the protein MPRTKEKESYRARLKAVGLRHTLPRERILSFLDRKNVHPTPEELYQGLKKRGYDIGLSTVYLNLHVLREHGLIYEFKDPKGATRYDGYNEPHVHLVCTSCGKVEDLLLKNLPELDVNPAMQAAAERTGWALEGFRLEFRGKCPNCQR
- a CDS encoding leucyl aminopeptidase; its protein translation is MVTLRAVSTGLAEGQAPLKVVWAKEGALLPQGEALDARFEGRLRQALKEAGLKAGESLLLYTEEGPVLLFGRGEDDRESGGRLAQALQRLAFPEALVEPLEDAYALAEGLLLGAYRFDRLKTKREEKALTLLLPGVSEALLERARRVAEGVYLARDLVNEPPNLLTPEALAERALELRALGVEVEVLDEKAIAELGMGAFLAVAQGSENPPRFIRLRYAPEGAKARLDLVGKGLTFDSGGYSLKPTESMATMKSDMAGAAAVLGAFKAAALLGLPVELRGYIAACENLVSGRAYRVGDVLKTLSGKTVEVMNTDAEGRLTLADALAYAEREGAERILELSTLTGAAVVALGEEVAALFATEPSWGERVREAAEKAGEKVWPMPLEKAYREKLKSPVADLKNVGDRYGGAIAAALFLAEFVQVPLVHLDIAGPAFARKAHALGPEGGTGFGVRTILKVAEAL
- a CDS encoding DUF1385 domain-containing protein, giving the protein MRWLLLAKQPALGGAAALEGVMMKAPWAWALAVRLPDGRIHVERHEERALTERYPWTRLPLLRGVVALFDALSVSYRALARSAELAGGEEVPRGALWGTVAVSLLVGIALFIVFPGFLAGLFVDAARHPALYNLLAGLLKVGILVGYLLFIRRMPEIRRFFMYHGAEHKAIHAYEKGLPLTVENVLAQPRFHPRCGTTFIAFVIVVSVLVYSLIPAPEVLWWRLLARVLFLPLVAALAYELLYFSARHQDPFSRLLRELGFRFQALTVAEPTPEMVEVAIRSTEAALGERVVA
- the mnmA gene encoding tRNA 2-thiouridine(34) synthase MnmA — its product is MKRVLVAMSGGVDSSVAALLLKEAGYEVVGAMMRFWPDLPPPSLEAGKPRAWESCCTPDAAYEARRVADRLGIPFYLLDYREVFEEEIISPFLQDYAQGRTPNPCARCNTFVKFGALLKQARRLGLDYVATGHYVRKEGLALLRGLDPHKDQTYFLWGTPKEALPHLLFPVGGLTKPEVRALAEKAGLPTARRPESQNLCFVAGDLKGFLKERLKPRPGPLVDALTGEVVGEHEGASLYTLGQRKGLGLYKTHLERYVVGVDPERNVVYVGPKEACYFEGLEGEGLNLLAELPEEVEVQVRYRTPPVRAKVESLSPLRLRFAHPVFAVTPGQSAVFYRGERLLGGAVIRRGLYNLAGLEDPRALTFS
- a CDS encoding PstS family phosphate ABC transporter substrate-binding protein; this encodes MRGKAWMLTAVALTGLGLAQIRADGSSTVYPITQAVAEEFVTRNPQVRISVAFSGTGAGFQKFCRGETDVQNASRPIRKSELEACQKAGIQFIEIPVAYDALSILVNRQNTWAQCLTTAQLKSIWEPNAKVNYWKDLNPAWPNRRIVLFGAGTDSGTFDYFTEAIMGRAGSIRKDYFPSEDDNVIMRGVTGNPYAMAFVGFAYYEENKDKVKAVAIDHGKGCVLPSRETVLDGTYQPLSRPLFIYVNVKSLDRPEVQAFVDFYLSPAARRAIRSTGYVELPDEAYRIGQGLVARKKTGSFFTDLPPGTPLAKFIEELRKEVQ